The proteins below are encoded in one region of Streptomyces spinoverrucosus:
- a CDS encoding GNAT family N-acetyltransferase produces the protein MDSATAHGLTFRDATDADVDTLVALIESAYRGDSSRAGWTTEADILEGQRTDPEGVLEVIKAPDSRLLTVERDGTVVACCQLEHRADHAYFGMFAVSPLLQGSGLGKVIIAEAERQVRDTWDAREMHMTVISVREDLIAWYERRGYRRTGRMTPFPYGDERFGIPQRADLQFELLVKELA, from the coding sequence ATGGACAGTGCCACCGCCCACGGACTGACCTTCCGCGACGCCACCGACGCCGACGTGGACACGCTGGTCGCACTGATCGAGTCGGCGTACCGGGGCGACTCCAGCCGGGCGGGGTGGACCACCGAGGCGGACATCCTTGAGGGGCAGCGGACCGATCCCGAGGGTGTCCTGGAGGTCATCAAGGCGCCGGACAGCAGGCTGCTGACCGTGGAGCGGGACGGCACCGTCGTCGCCTGCTGCCAGCTCGAACACCGCGCCGACCACGCCTACTTCGGCATGTTCGCGGTCAGCCCCCTGCTCCAGGGCTCCGGCCTCGGCAAGGTGATCATCGCGGAGGCGGAGCGGCAGGTCCGCGACACCTGGGATGCCCGGGAGATGCACATGACCGTGATCTCCGTGCGCGAGGACCTCATCGCCTGGTACGAACGGCGCGGCTACCGCCGTACGGGACGGATGACCCCGTTCCCGTACGGCGACGAGCGGTTCGGCATTCCGCAGCGCGCCGACCTGCAGTTCGAACTGCTGGTCAAGGAGCTGGCGTAG
- a CDS encoding MarR family winged helix-turn-helix transcriptional regulator: MHPDLDTGPMEIIGRVNRCAALLQQAEDAPLRRAGLSRPEFDLLAALRRTGHELTPSELARETFSSGAAVTKRLKQLTERALVERRGDHRDRRVAHVRLTDPGRDLVDTVLPEQLAYESAVLSGLDGPQQGELAALLGELLDQLEGRLGALRG; encoded by the coding sequence GTGCATCCCGATCTCGACACTGGGCCCATGGAGATCATCGGCCGGGTCAACCGCTGTGCCGCGCTCCTCCAGCAGGCCGAGGACGCCCCACTGCGCCGGGCCGGGCTCAGTCGGCCGGAGTTCGACCTGCTCGCCGCGCTGCGCCGTACCGGGCACGAGCTGACCCCCAGCGAACTGGCCCGCGAGACCTTCTCCTCCGGTGCCGCCGTCACCAAACGCCTCAAGCAGCTCACCGAACGCGCTCTGGTCGAGCGGCGCGGCGACCACCGTGACCGGCGCGTCGCCCACGTCCGGCTCACGGACCCCGGACGGGACCTCGTCGACACCGTCCTGCCCGAGCAGCTCGCCTACGAAAGCGCCGTGCTGTCCGGACTCGACGGGCCGCAGCAGGGCGAACTCGCCGCCCTGCTGGGGGAGTTGCTCGACCAGCTGGAGGGGCGCCTGGGCGCGCTGCGGGGCTGA
- a CDS encoding HAD family hydrolase encodes MTAVLFDFSGTLFRVESTEAWLRGVLTKAEVVLTEPEFTKAAQALEAAGALPGGAAPQHVPAELAELWEVRDRTPEEHRAAYTGLSRQVPLPDPRLHDALYERHMSPDAWTPYPDAAEVLGALRERGIGVGVVSNIGWDPRPVFRAHGLDEYVDTYVLSYEHGIRKPDPRLFAAACAELGADPREVLMVGDDRRADGGAAALGCAVHFVDHLPADRRPDGLRPVLGLVR; translated from the coding sequence ATGACCGCCGTTCTGTTCGACTTCTCCGGAACCCTCTTCCGGGTCGAGTCCACCGAGGCCTGGCTGCGCGGCGTCCTCACCAAGGCCGAAGTCGTCCTGACCGAACCCGAGTTCACCAAGGCGGCGCAGGCACTGGAGGCGGCGGGCGCGCTGCCCGGCGGGGCGGCCCCGCAGCACGTCCCCGCCGAACTCGCCGAGCTGTGGGAGGTCCGCGACCGGACCCCCGAGGAGCACCGGGCCGCCTACACCGGCCTCTCGCGCCAAGTTCCGCTGCCCGACCCAAGGCTGCACGACGCCCTCTACGAGCGCCACATGTCACCGGACGCGTGGACGCCGTACCCGGACGCCGCCGAGGTGCTGGGCGCGCTGCGTGAACGCGGGATCGGCGTCGGCGTGGTCAGCAACATCGGCTGGGATCCGCGCCCGGTCTTCCGCGCGCACGGGCTCGACGAGTACGTGGACACGTACGTCCTGTCGTACGAGCACGGCATCCGCAAACCGGACCCGCGACTGTTCGCGGCCGCCTGCGCCGAGCTCGGCGCCGACCCGCGGGAGGTGCTGATGGTGGGGGACGACCGGCGGGCCGACGGCGGCGCGGCGGCGCTGGGCTGCGCGGTGCACTTCGTGGACCATCTGCCGGCCGACCGGCGGCCGGACGGGCTGCGCCCGGTGCTGGGCCTGGTGCGCTGA
- a CDS encoding M56 family metallopeptidase, which produces MMVPAALLLLGALTAVLAPRLLARADWPDREPVVALWAWQCVVAGVLLCCALSMTLSAAAAWQAVRGHVFAPAPSAVVEAYALGAAVPWAAATAVSLACGAVWSAAMLVREVVRARALCRRRRAELLVRAPLLPGEEPADGRLVVLEGERPDAWWLPGTAPRLVITTAALRRLKGRQLDAVLAHEQGHARARHDWLLHCSAALAGGFPQVRVFAAFRDEMHRLVELAADDVASRRFGRLTTALALVELNEDRGLFGPGPAPHADVPQRVHRLLTPPARLTAAHRLRLTATAAMVPVVPLLVAFVPGLRALG; this is translated from the coding sequence ATGATGGTCCCCGCCGCACTCCTGCTGCTCGGCGCCCTGACCGCCGTCCTGGCCCCGCGGCTGCTCGCCCGGGCCGACTGGCCGGACCGCGAACCGGTGGTGGCGCTGTGGGCCTGGCAGTGCGTGGTGGCGGGCGTCCTGCTGTGCTGCGCACTGTCGATGACGCTCAGCGCGGCGGCGGCCTGGCAGGCCGTGCGCGGCCATGTGTTCGCACCCGCGCCGAGCGCGGTCGTCGAGGCGTATGCGCTGGGTGCGGCGGTCCCCTGGGCGGCGGCGACCGCGGTGTCGCTCGCCTGCGGCGCGGTGTGGAGCGCGGCGATGCTGGTCCGGGAGGTCGTACGAGCCCGCGCGCTGTGTCGGCGACGGCGGGCCGAACTCCTCGTCCGCGCCCCGCTGCTGCCCGGCGAGGAACCCGCCGACGGGCGGCTCGTGGTCCTGGAGGGTGAGCGGCCGGACGCCTGGTGGCTGCCCGGCACGGCGCCCCGACTCGTCATCACCACGGCCGCGCTGCGCCGCCTGAAGGGGCGGCAACTGGACGCCGTCCTGGCACACGAGCAGGGCCACGCGCGGGCCCGGCACGACTGGCTGCTGCACTGCTCGGCCGCGCTCGCGGGCGGGTTCCCGCAGGTGCGGGTGTTCGCCGCGTTCCGTGACGAGATGCACCGGCTGGTGGAACTCGCCGCGGACGACGTGGCCTCCCGCCGCTTCGGCCGCCTCACCACCGCCCTGGCGCTGGTGGAACTCAACGAGGACCGGGGCCTGTTCGGCCCCGGCCCGGCCCCGCACGCGGACGTGCCCCAGCGGGTGCACCGCCTGCTCACTCCCCCGGCCCGCCTCACCGCGGCCCACCGGCTGCGCCTGACGGCGACGGCGGCCATGGTGCCGGTGGTGCCGCTGCTGGTGGCGTTCGTGCCGGGGTTGCGGGCGCTGGGGTAG
- a CDS encoding DUF5134 domain-containing protein, whose amino-acid sequence MHGPAASGWLLVALCVATGTYCLLRLRSGVEEQRRSAGDEALMGFGMAAMAVPAAVYTPPQWAWPVYAVVFGGAALRALWTARTGTHHLHHSVGASAMVYMAWAMADAPAAAQGHGHGGSGHPLLTGALLLYFTGYVLLGGARLIPVPAVAGGPSATGWSDRPELARACRLSMGIAMVAMLITL is encoded by the coding sequence ATGCACGGACCGGCCGCGTCGGGCTGGCTGCTGGTCGCGCTGTGCGTGGCGACCGGCACCTACTGCCTGCTGCGCCTGCGCAGCGGGGTCGAGGAGCAGCGCCGTTCGGCGGGGGACGAGGCGCTGATGGGTTTCGGCATGGCCGCGATGGCCGTACCGGCGGCGGTGTACACGCCACCGCAGTGGGCCTGGCCCGTCTACGCGGTCGTCTTCGGTGGGGCGGCCCTGCGCGCCCTGTGGACGGCGCGCACCGGCACACACCACCTGCACCACTCGGTGGGCGCCTCGGCCATGGTCTACATGGCGTGGGCGATGGCCGACGCCCCGGCCGCCGCCCAGGGACACGGGCACGGCGGCTCCGGACACCCGCTGCTGACAGGCGCGCTGCTGCTGTACTTCACCGGATACGTCCTGCTGGGCGGAGCCAGACTGATCCCGGTGCCCGCCGTGGCGGGCGGCCCATCGGCCACCGGGTGGAGCGACCGGCCCGAACTGGCGCGGGCCTGCCGACTGTCGATGGGCATCGCCATGGTCGCGATGCTCATCACGCTCTGA
- a CDS encoding VOC family protein, translating to MKLAKPVVGGPCWVELGTSDMDAAKRFYAELFGWRSETDPRQEAGGYTLAHLGDAAVAALTPLYQEGQPVAWTVSFAVRDADETAQQVTAAGGTVLMGPMDVFDMGRFAVATDPAGAAFTLWQPRAFEGAGLFNAPGALGWVELLTREPARARDFYTTVFGWTVNASEHYTQWGLAGQDFGGMMTMDDKFPPEVPPHWLPYFAVDDVDATTATATGAGGTALMEPTSVPEGPRIAVLRDPQGAVFGVYLAGDEG from the coding sequence ATGAAGCTCGCCAAGCCGGTGGTCGGCGGCCCCTGCTGGGTCGAACTGGGCACGAGTGACATGGACGCGGCCAAGCGGTTCTACGCAGAGCTGTTCGGCTGGCGGTCCGAGACCGACCCGCGTCAGGAGGCGGGCGGTTACACGCTCGCGCACCTGGGCGACGCGGCGGTGGCCGCGCTGACGCCGCTGTACCAGGAGGGGCAGCCCGTCGCGTGGACCGTGTCGTTCGCCGTCCGGGACGCCGACGAGACCGCGCAGCAGGTGACGGCGGCCGGCGGGACCGTGCTGATGGGACCGATGGACGTGTTCGACATGGGCCGCTTCGCGGTGGCCACCGACCCGGCCGGCGCCGCCTTCACGCTGTGGCAGCCACGGGCCTTCGAGGGGGCGGGACTGTTCAACGCGCCCGGCGCGCTGGGCTGGGTGGAACTGCTCACCCGGGAGCCCGCACGCGCGCGCGACTTCTACACGACCGTCTTCGGCTGGACCGTCAACGCCTCGGAGCACTACACCCAGTGGGGCCTGGCCGGCCAGGACTTCGGCGGCATGATGACCATGGACGACAAGTTCCCGCCCGAGGTGCCGCCGCACTGGCTGCCGTACTTCGCGGTGGACGACGTCGACGCCACCACCGCCACGGCGACCGGGGCGGGCGGGACGGCCCTGATGGAACCCACGTCCGTGCCGGAGGGCCCGCGCATCGCGGTCCTGCGCGACCCGCAGGGTGCGGTCTTCGGTGTCTACCTCGCGGGTGACGAGGGCTGA
- a CDS encoding VOC family protein, with the protein MVHVLSGRILLRPTDPERSRDFYGEQLGLAVYREFGTGPDRGTVYFIGGGHLELSGRSESPPSPAVRLWLQVDDVSAAHDELRGKGVEIVRPPVREPWGLIEMWIADPDGVPIVLVEVPADHPIRYRPGI; encoded by the coding sequence ATGGTGCACGTACTGAGCGGCCGGATCCTGCTGCGCCCCACCGACCCCGAGCGGTCCCGCGACTTCTACGGCGAGCAACTCGGCCTCGCCGTCTACCGCGAGTTCGGCACGGGGCCGGACCGCGGCACCGTGTACTTCATCGGCGGCGGCCACCTGGAACTCTCCGGCCGCTCCGAGTCCCCGCCGTCCCCGGCCGTACGGTTGTGGCTTCAGGTCGACGACGTGTCCGCCGCGCACGACGAACTGCGGGGCAAGGGCGTGGAGATCGTACGGCCGCCGGTCCGTGAGCCGTGGGGGCTGATCGAGATGTGGATCGCGGATCCGGACGGTGTGCCGATCGTGCTGGTGGAGGTTCCCGCCGATCATCCGATCCGGTACCGGCCGGGCATCTGA
- a CDS encoding GNAT family N-acetyltransferase: MSAPQVRPFRRDDRDQLTELVNAHVAAVVPGVSVSVNTVLSALEREPDEFVTDPWVSERVTLVAEQRGSVVAAAHLLRYRADAEVGEHYRDAGEIRWFVCAPPASFRPDTERAADLLTQACLAQLARWRVRVRYADGTLPAPAVYGLPRPWPHVRSVYERAGFRHTGHTEVLLIARVADLPRPEPRPGVTYERTLGECGTRWTAYDEGRAVGFVEVDTALARPERHVRAGGLADVGNLHVEPSRRAERWERRLLAQAADWLRLCGADRVLAYEAAEDRTAIDRLTEAGFRELTRTDRGWEHRPA, from the coding sequence ATGTCCGCGCCCCAGGTGCGCCCCTTCCGCCGCGACGACCGCGACCAGCTCACCGAACTGGTCAACGCGCATGTCGCCGCCGTCGTCCCTGGTGTCTCGGTCTCCGTCAACACCGTGCTCAGCGCGCTGGAGCGGGAGCCCGACGAGTTCGTCACCGACCCGTGGGTGAGCGAGCGGGTCACACTCGTCGCCGAGCAGCGTGGTTCCGTCGTCGCGGCCGCCCATCTGCTGCGCTACCGCGCCGACGCCGAGGTCGGCGAGCACTACCGCGACGCCGGTGAGATCCGCTGGTTCGTGTGCGCCCCGCCGGCCTCGTTCCGGCCGGACACCGAGCGGGCCGCCGACCTGCTGACACAGGCCTGCCTGGCACAGCTGGCCCGCTGGCGGGTCCGGGTGCGCTACGCCGACGGCACGCTGCCGGCCCCGGCCGTGTACGGCCTGCCCCGGCCCTGGCCGCACGTCCGGTCCGTCTACGAGCGTGCCGGGTTCCGCCACACCGGCCACACGGAGGTGCTGCTCATCGCCCGCGTCGCCGACCTGCCCCGGCCCGAACCCCGGCCAGGTGTGACGTACGAGCGCACGCTGGGGGAGTGCGGCACCCGCTGGACGGCGTACGACGAGGGGCGCGCCGTCGGTTTCGTCGAGGTGGACACGGCACTGGCCCGGCCCGAACGGCACGTCCGGGCCGGTGGTCTCGCGGACGTCGGCAACCTGCACGTCGAGCCGTCCCGCCGGGCGGAGCGCTGGGAGCGCCGGCTGCTCGCCCAGGCCGCCGACTGGCTCCGGCTGTGCGGCGCGGACCGCGTGCTCGCCTACGAGGCGGCCGAGGACCGTACGGCGATCGACCGGCTCACCGAGGCGGGCTTCCGTGAGCTGACCCGCACCGACCGCGGCTGGGAGCACCGCCCGGCGTGA
- a CDS encoding FUSC family protein → MSSAPPAPPTPRVRRLPVAGVLRVGRPSEIWFKPALSVVVALAPPNLTLLTMDRLDLAMYTMAGSLCALYAHNRPYAARARALAWVVLGMLGGLATALVTASLTTNAVVLVTVGALLAAVQKALCDAARIGPPGNVVLTFVSSAALFAPQSLDQVPGHLALGIAAGAWAWLVGMAPGLVRPHGPERRATAQALNAAAAYAETRGTVEGHARARAAAAAAVQAAWQSLLSAGARSTTRRALRALVVRAEVALAAPADTDPARLRAWARDLRGTRPVPYAGDPDADELLGVDVELAAPHRPLRRALRSLGPIAVRTALGCALAGYASLALGIGRPYWALVTAAALYQANITLTWSRGIQRVVGNLAGVLVFAALTPLAHLGQAALVLCCLACSFGAEALVSRNYWLGSVCVTPMALLITEFTGFQEPRVLITERVVDTFVGALVGFVAAVAVTNRSAGARLEHALTAAERARERTARLLAEPQPAADALEAARRTLAAALVDLRATADAASGEWWQRALPQERVVHAEQAGHRTLAATVRRQGLLLDGDTGRTTEDARP, encoded by the coding sequence ATGAGCAGTGCGCCCCCCGCCCCTCCGACCCCGCGTGTGCGCCGGCTCCCGGTCGCCGGTGTGCTGCGCGTGGGCCGACCCTCCGAGATCTGGTTCAAGCCCGCGCTGAGCGTGGTGGTCGCGCTCGCTCCGCCCAACCTGACCCTGCTCACCATGGACCGCCTCGACCTGGCCATGTACACGATGGCCGGCTCCCTGTGCGCCCTGTACGCCCATAATCGTCCGTACGCCGCCCGGGCCCGGGCTCTGGCGTGGGTGGTGCTCGGCATGCTCGGCGGCCTCGCCACCGCGCTGGTCACGGCCTCGCTCACCACCAACGCCGTCGTGCTGGTCACCGTCGGCGCGCTGCTGGCGGCCGTCCAGAAGGCGCTGTGCGACGCCGCCCGGATCGGCCCGCCCGGCAACGTCGTCCTCACCTTCGTCAGCTCCGCCGCGCTGTTCGCCCCGCAGTCCCTGGACCAGGTGCCCGGACACCTGGCGCTGGGTATCGCCGCCGGCGCGTGGGCCTGGCTCGTCGGCATGGCCCCGGGCCTGGTCCGCCCGCACGGCCCCGAGCGCCGCGCCACCGCACAGGCCCTGAACGCCGCCGCCGCGTACGCCGAGACGCGCGGCACCGTCGAAGGGCACGCCAGGGCCCGCGCCGCCGCGGCCGCCGCCGTGCAGGCGGCCTGGCAGTCACTGCTGTCCGCCGGGGCCCGCTCCACGACCCGACGTGCCCTGCGCGCCCTCGTCGTCCGCGCCGAGGTCGCCCTCGCCGCGCCCGCCGACACCGATCCCGCACGGCTGCGCGCCTGGGCCCGAGACCTGCGCGGCACCCGGCCCGTGCCGTACGCGGGCGACCCCGACGCCGACGAACTGCTCGGCGTGGACGTCGAACTGGCCGCACCGCACCGGCCGTTGCGGCGCGCCCTCAGGTCCCTCGGCCCGATCGCCGTCCGTACCGCCCTCGGCTGTGCCCTCGCCGGATACGCCTCCCTGGCGCTCGGCATCGGCCGCCCGTACTGGGCGCTGGTCACCGCGGCCGCCCTCTACCAGGCCAACATCACGCTCACCTGGAGCCGGGGCATTCAGCGCGTCGTCGGCAACCTCGCCGGGGTGCTCGTCTTCGCCGCCCTCACCCCACTCGCCCACCTCGGCCAGGCGGCGCTCGTGCTGTGCTGCCTCGCCTGCAGTTTCGGCGCCGAGGCGCTGGTCAGCCGCAACTACTGGCTCGGCAGCGTGTGCGTCACGCCGATGGCGCTGCTCATCACCGAGTTCACAGGCTTCCAGGAGCCGAGGGTGCTGATCACGGAACGGGTCGTGGACACCTTCGTCGGCGCGCTCGTCGGCTTCGTCGCCGCCGTCGCCGTCACCAACCGGAGTGCGGGCGCTCGCCTCGAACACGCCCTGACCGCCGCCGAACGGGCCCGCGAGCGCACGGCCCGCCTGCTGGCCGAGCCGCAGCCCGCCGCCGACGCGCTGGAAGCCGCCCGCCGCACGCTCGCCGCCGCTCTCGTCGACCTGCGTGCCACCGCCGACGCCGCGTCCGGCGAGTGGTGGCAGCGGGCCCTGCCCCAGGAGCGGGTCGTCCACGCCGAACAGGCAGGACACCGTACGCTCGCGGCGACGGTACGACGCCAGGGGCTGCTCCTGGACGGGGACACGGGCAGGACGACGGAGGACGCACGGCCATGA
- a CDS encoding TetR/AcrR family transcriptional regulator: MTPRSASVNQELRRRSRERLLQAAVELVSERGYEATTLGDIADRAGSARGLVSYYFPGKRQLVQSAVHRLMHRTLEEALEREPRTEDGRERMARAIDAILGLARDRTVLMRQHMAGLLDTEGFVQCPEQQRLAELLRDTVARHGSSDTGTDYPMLRALLMGSVYAMVLPNVGMPIAPLRAELFRRYRLDWELGVPPDTEAPGGTWDTDVSRFFATGATGAAQATGTTEAAVATEAAGTPGAPVPPVDDQSSSKPK; encoded by the coding sequence ATGACCCCCCGTAGCGCCTCGGTCAATCAAGAGTTGCGGCGGCGCTCCCGGGAGCGGCTTCTGCAGGCGGCGGTCGAGCTGGTGAGCGAGCGGGGATACGAGGCGACGACGCTCGGGGACATCGCGGACCGGGCCGGATCGGCGCGCGGACTGGTGTCGTACTACTTCCCGGGCAAGCGCCAGCTGGTGCAGTCGGCCGTGCACCGGCTGATGCACCGCACCCTGGAGGAGGCGCTGGAGCGCGAGCCGCGCACCGAGGACGGCCGGGAGCGGATGGCGCGGGCCATCGACGCGATCCTGGGGCTGGCCCGGGACCGGACCGTGCTGATGCGTCAGCACATGGCCGGGCTGCTGGACACCGAGGGTTTTGTGCAGTGCCCGGAGCAGCAGCGGCTGGCGGAACTGCTGCGCGACACCGTGGCCCGGCACGGCTCGTCCGACACCGGCACCGACTATCCGATGCTGCGCGCGCTGCTCATGGGCTCGGTCTACGCGATGGTGCTGCCGAACGTGGGGATGCCGATCGCTCCCCTGCGCGCCGAGCTGTTCCGGCGCTACCGCCTCGACTGGGAGCTGGGGGTCCCGCCGGACACCGAAGCGCCCGGCGGGACATGGGACACGGATGTGTCCCGCTTCTTCGCGACTGGAGCGACTGGAGCGGCCCAAGCGACCGGAACCACCGAAGCGGCGGTAGCGACCGAAGCGGCTGGCACGCCGGGTGCGCCCGTGCCGCCCGTCGATGATCAGTCGTCGTCGAAGCCGAAGTAG
- a CDS encoding aldo/keto reductase: MRYTLFGKTGLRVSELSLGAMTIGDDWGWGADQDTSARIVNAYADAGGNFVDTANNYTDGSSERILGGLLQGRRDEFVLASKYTCGTRDGDVNAAGNHRKNLVQSVEASLERLRTDRLDVLWVHARDNFTPVDEVMRALDDLVRTGKVLYVGVSDWPAWEIAQANTLAQLRGWTAFAGSQLRYSLLERTPERELLPQARAFDLAVLAWGPLGAGKLTGKYRRGEAGRLDVTGDTLDSREEAVVTAVLEIAEQGGWSPAQVALAWLLGRPGNVVPIIAATKESQLADNLGAVDVRLDPDAVARLDEVSAPALGFPHDFVREPGITRNIYGDRWSEIDDRRSTYRRTAHDVL; this comes from the coding sequence GTGCGTTACACACTGTTCGGCAAGACCGGTCTGCGCGTGAGCGAGCTGAGCCTCGGCGCGATGACCATCGGCGACGACTGGGGCTGGGGCGCCGACCAGGACACCAGCGCGCGGATCGTGAACGCCTACGCGGACGCGGGCGGCAACTTCGTCGACACCGCCAACAACTACACGGACGGCAGCTCGGAGCGCATCCTCGGCGGCCTGCTTCAGGGGCGGCGCGACGAGTTCGTGCTGGCCAGCAAGTACACGTGCGGCACCCGCGACGGTGACGTCAACGCCGCGGGCAACCACCGCAAGAACCTGGTGCAGTCGGTCGAGGCCAGCCTGGAGCGGCTGCGCACCGACCGCCTCGACGTGCTGTGGGTGCACGCGCGCGACAACTTCACCCCGGTCGACGAGGTGATGCGGGCGCTGGACGACCTGGTCCGGACCGGCAAGGTGCTGTACGTCGGCGTCTCGGACTGGCCGGCCTGGGAGATCGCGCAGGCCAACACGCTGGCCCAGTTGCGGGGCTGGACGGCGTTCGCGGGGTCGCAGCTGCGCTACAGCCTGCTGGAGCGGACGCCCGAGCGGGAACTGCTGCCGCAGGCGCGGGCGTTCGACCTGGCCGTGCTGGCATGGGGGCCGCTCGGGGCGGGGAAGCTGACCGGAAAGTACCGGCGCGGCGAGGCGGGGCGGCTGGACGTCACCGGCGACACGCTCGACTCGCGCGAGGAGGCCGTCGTGACGGCGGTCCTGGAGATCGCCGAGCAGGGCGGCTGGAGCCCGGCGCAGGTGGCGCTGGCCTGGCTGCTCGGGCGGCCCGGCAACGTCGTCCCCATCATCGCCGCCACCAAGGAGAGCCAGCTCGCCGACAATCTCGGGGCGGTCGACGTCCGGCTCGACCCGGACGCCGTGGCGCGCCTCGACGAGGTGAGCGCGCCGGCGCTGGGCTTCCCGCACGACTTCGTCCGCGAGCCGGGCATCACCCGGAACATCTACGGCGACCGCTGGAGCGAGATCGACGACCGGCGCTCCACGTATCGGCGGACGGCGCACGACGTGCTGTGA
- a CDS encoding phosphatase PAP2 family protein, which yields MHQPSVDSPPRPSVRHTTLRAGIALASISLLLLVLVAAEWGPVIVLDRVLSRTTHRWAVEESGLTQVCRVLTDWVWDPQTMRVLCAGVVLWLVWRRSAWWTAAWLAVTVAVSTCVQQAMKAAVGRERPVWPDPVDSAHYAAFPSGHAMTATVVLGLLLWLLHHCRAGRTLFRAALAVALVSVAGVGLTRVWLGVHWPTDVVAGWLLGAMVVALAVTAHKRWHP from the coding sequence ATGCACCAACCGTCCGTCGATTCCCCGCCCCGCCCATCCGTCCGTCACACAACTCTCCGTGCCGGGATCGCGCTGGCGTCGATCTCGCTGCTGCTTCTCGTCCTGGTCGCCGCCGAGTGGGGGCCGGTGATCGTCCTGGACCGCGTGCTCTCCCGGACCACCCACCGCTGGGCGGTCGAGGAGTCCGGGCTCACACAGGTGTGCCGGGTGCTCACGGACTGGGTGTGGGATCCGCAGACGATGCGCGTCCTGTGCGCGGGTGTCGTGCTGTGGCTGGTGTGGCGGCGCTCGGCGTGGTGGACGGCGGCGTGGCTGGCGGTCACCGTGGCGGTGAGCACCTGCGTGCAGCAGGCCATGAAGGCCGCGGTCGGCCGTGAACGGCCCGTCTGGCCCGACCCCGTCGACTCGGCCCATTACGCGGCCTTCCCGTCCGGCCACGCCATGACGGCCACGGTGGTCCTGGGCCTGCTGCTGTGGCTCCTGCACCACTGTCGCGCCGGCCGCACCCTGTTCCGTGCGGCCCTTGCTGTCGCCCTGGTGTCGGTGGCCGGCGTCGGCCTGACCCGGGTGTGGCTCGGCGTGCACTGGCCGACGGACGTGGTCGCCGGCTGGCTGCTCGGGGCGATGGTGGTGGCCCTGGCGGTGACGGCCCACAAGCGTTGGCATCCCTGA